A segment of the Vagococcus hydrophili genome:
AGTGGGAAAAAGAAGAGTTACTTTCTTATGAACCAGATTTGATTATTACGTATGATAAAGAAGATTATAAAAAGTTTTCAAAAATTGCGCCAGTTGTGGTGATTTCAGAGAAGAAGACACCTGAAGAACGCTTGGAAATTTTAGGGGATGTTTTAGGTAAAGAGCAGGAAGCTGATAAATTAGTGACTGACTTTAATAAAAAACTAGAAGCTTCTAAAGAAAGTTTTAAAAAAGAAGCATTTAAAGACAAAACGTTTAGTATTTTTGAAGATTGGGGCAGTGGTTCTTATGGTGTTTATTATGAAACAGCTTCTCGTGGGGGGACTCTTTTATATGATTACATCGGATTAACTTATCCTGAAAAAATAAAAGAATTAGTAGAAAAAACGAACCAAACACGAGAAGGTTTATCATATGAGGTAGCTGCGGATTATTTTGGTGACTACGTGATTTGGTTCTTACAACCTGGTTTTAAAGAATCAGAATTTCAAAAAACAAAAATTTGGTCAACCATTCCAGCGGTGAAAGAAGACCGTGTCTTAATTGTTCCAGGTGAAATGAATGGCTTGTTTTACTATTCAGATGTTTTAAGTATGATTCAACAATTGGACTACTTTACGAATCAATTTGATAAATTAATTCAGAAATAATAGATTAGGTTGCTATCTTAATATAAAAAGAAGCAACCTATTTTTGAGAGGTCGGTTAGATGGAGGCAACAAAAGGTAATAAGGGATCAGTCAATTTTATGATGTATATGTTGGTCGGAATTTGTTTGCTTATATTGGTTTGTTTTTTATCTGTTTCATATGGAGCGGCTGATATATCAATGAAAACAGCGTGGCAAGCTATTTTTTCTTTTGATGGTAGATCCACAGAGCATCAAACAATATTAACGCTACGTTTACCACGAACGGTGGCGGATATAATAGTCGGTGCAAGTTTGGCTGTTTGCGGGGCAATCATGCAAGGAACAACGAAAAATCCTTTAGCAGACTCAGGTTTAATGGGAATTAGCTCAGGAGCAACTTTTTCCATGGCAGTTGTCTTAGCTCTTTTTCCTTATTTCAGTTATTTTCAGATGTTACTGATTTCTTTTGTAGGCGCTAGTTTGACTACTGGTTTAACTTATTTTGTGGCATCTTCTGGGAAAAGAGGAATGACCCCTCAACGATTAGTTTTGGCAGGAATCTCTATCTCTATGTTATTTGGCGCATTAAGTAGTTACTTATCGATTAAGTATAAGCTCGGTCATGCGTTGATGTATTTTACTGCTGGTGGAACGGCTGGGGCTAAGTGGAGTGAACTTTTAATCATCTTACCTTTTTGTTTAGTGGGTTTACTTTTATCTGTGATGTTATCTCCTTCGGTTACATTGTTAAGTTTAGGAGAAGAGGTAGCAGTTGGTTTAGGGCTAAATACGCAAAGAGTAAAACTTATCTCAACGATTATTGTTCTTATTCTAACGGGACTGTCAGTTGTCGTTATTGGTCCAGTTAGCTTTGTGGGATTAATTGTGCCGCACATCGTTCGCTTTTTTGTGGGTGTTGATTATCGTTATATTATTCCTGCAAGTATATTATATGGAGCGGTTTTAACGGTTACAGCAGATTTGATTGGACGAGTGATTAATCGTCCTTTCGAGACACCGATTGGCATTATTTTTTCATTAATTGGCGTGCCTTTCTTCCTATATTTAGTAAGAAAAGAAAGGTGTGAATTTTAATGAAAACCAGTAAAAAAATAATGGTATTAGGTATATTAGTAATATTTATGCTCGTCATTAGTGTGATTAGTATTAATTCAGGAAAAATGAGTGTCGCGCCATTTGATGTTTGGCAAGTGTTTTTAGGTAAAGGAACGCCTCAGCAACAATTGATTGTCTTTGAATTTCGGATTCCAAGAATTGTTTTAGCTATTTTTGTTGGTATTGGTATGGGAATTTCTGGGGTAATTATGCAAAGTTTACTTAAAAATGATATGGCAAGTCCTGGAACTTTAGGTATTAGTTCTGGATCTGGTTTATTTGTTTTAATTTATCTGGTTGTGTTTCATTCTGAAAGTGTTTTTGCATCGTACGCTTTGCCAATCTTGTCTTTTATTGGCGGAATTTTATCAGCATTACTTATTTTCTTTCTTTCCTATAAGCGTAATAAAGAGATGTCACCGACTACTTTGATTTTGACGGGTGTTGCTGTCGGTAGTGGTTACAGTGCTCTGACGACAATGTTAAGTCTACGGATGGATGAAAGACAAATGGAATTCATGCAGAAGTGGCAAGCAGGTAACCTATGGGGAGACGACTGGGTGTACCTAAAAGTCTTAATACCTTGGATTACGATTTTAGTGATTTATTCTATTTATAAATCACAAGTCTTAAATGCCATTCATTTAGGAGATGAGACGGCAAAAGGTTTAGGCGTTTCTGTTAAAAAAGAATTTATTGTATTAATGTTGGTTGCGGTTGCTTTATCGTCAGGTAGTGTTGCTCTTGGCGGAAATTTTTTCTTTGTGGGTATGATCGCTCCTCATATTGCTAGAAAAATTGTAGGAGCCAATCATTTTTATGTGTTGCCAGCAAGTGGTTTAATTGGCGCGATTATTATTCTTTTAGCAGATACTATCACACGTTCTTTGAGTTTAGGCAGTGATATTCCAACGGGAATTGTAATTACTGTCTTAAGCACCCCATACTTTTTATATTTACTATCAAAATCAGATTAGGAGAAAATCATGAACCGAATTGAAACTGAAAAATTAACCATTGCCTATGATGAACATGTGATTGTTGATTCTCTTGATTTAGCGATACCAGAGGGAAAAATCACCTCAATTATTGGACCAAATGGTTGCGGTAAATCAACTATTTTAAAGACCATTGGCCGCATATTGAAAAGAAAATCAGGACACGTCCTACTAGATGGAGCAGACATAGCGAAAATCACGACAAAAGAAATTGCCAAAAAAATGGCTATTTTACCTCAAACACCCACAGCACCTAGTGGGTTAACAGTGCAAGAATTAGTCTCCTATGGTCGATTTCCACATCAAAAAGGCTTCGGAAAGTTAAATGACGAAGATAAAAAAATAGTGGATTGGGCGATTGAAGTCACTAAACTAACGGACTATCGTTACCGAGAAATTGATAATTTATCAGGAGGACAGAGACAACGCGTGTGGATCGCTATGGCACTTGCTCAACAGACTGAACTAATTTTACTTGATGAACCGACGACTTACCTTGATATGGCTCATCAATTGGAAGTCTTAGAGTTATTAAAAGATTTGAATAAACAGCAAGGATGTACTATTGTGATGGTGTTGCATGATTTAAATTTAGCATCTCGATTTTCAGATTATCTTGTCGCTGTTAATGAGGGGGAAGTAAAGGCAAAAGGAAACGCCAAGGAAGTGATTAAAGCAGAGGTTCTTAAGAATGTATTTCAAATAGAAGCGACGATAGTTGAAGAACCAGTTAGCGAAAGACCAGTTTGCCTTACCTATCAATTGATTCAAGAATAGAGTAAACTGAAGTGATTCTTAGTATAAGAAAGGATGACTAAAGTGAGAAAAGAACTAATTAAAGAACTAGAAATGTACCGAGCATATAATGAACAAGAAGAAGCGGACCGACAAGTGATTTTAGATTCGTTATTGTCAGAAGAGCTGATATTTGAAAGAGCTGAATCAACCAAGCATATCACCGTGTCAGCTTGGGTTGTTAATCCTGAGAAAACAAAAGCACTAATGGCTTATCACAATATTTATGATTCTTGGGCTTGGCTAGGAGGGCACGCAGACGGTGATGAAAATTTACTGAGGGTGGCATTAAAAGAAGTGTCAGAAGAAAGTGGATTAAAACGTACCCATCCTGTCAGTGAATCAATTTTTTCTTTAGAAGTTTTAACAGTAGACGGTCATATTAAAAAAGGTAGCTACATATCATCACATTTACATTTGAATATAACGTACTTAATTGAAGCAGATGAACAAGAAGAATTAAGTACTAAAGAGGATGAAAATAGTGCTGTAGACTGGTTTACTTTAGATGAGGCAGTCGAAGCATCTAGTGAAATTTGGTTTAGAGAAAATATTTACCGAAAATTGAATGAGAAGTTACGAGAACTAAAGTAGTGAATCTCACTTACTTTAGTTTTTTCTGTGTATTTATTATTTAGTGGTGTTTTTTCATTATTATTTGGGAAGTTAGCAGATTGTTGGAGTAGGAAAGGCACGTTAGTATCAGGTTTGGTCATTTTTTCATTTTTCTCTTTGCTGTGTGGGACAGCGAATAATATGCTCCTATTAATTATTTTTAGAGCCTGTCAGGGAATCGGTGCTGGAGCAATTGTTCCTGTATCAAGAGCGATGGTTGGCCATTTATTTGAAACCAAAGAATCTCGAGCTAAAGCGCAAAGTATCGAAAGTTCCGTTTGGGGAATTGCAGGATTGCTAGGACCATTTTTAGGTGGTGTGATCTTACATTATTTTAGCTGGCGTTTTGTCTTCTTCCTGAATGTTCCATTAACGTTAACAGCTATTATTTTATTACTTATATTTGTGGATGAACCTAGTAAAAAACAAGTGATAACTTTAGATTACTTAGGTAGTTTTTATTTGTTATTAGCTTCAATGACGCTATTTGGTAGCTTGTATGTTAGTGATAATGCGTTGATTTTTATTTTAGGTTTAATCACATGTTTAAGTTTTTACTTATGGTTTCAACGTGAGAAAAAAGAAAGTGGTCATGGGTTAGTTGATATTCAAGTACTTAAAAATAAACATGTTTTAAGAATTAATTTACTAACATTAACCACTGGCATAATTGCTGCTGGAGTGAATGCCTACGTGCCACTTTGGGGGCAAGAACTGATGGAAATGACACCACTAAAAGCGGGGTCACTTTTAACACCATTTCTAATTTTTTGGACAGGTGGCACAGTAGCGAATACGTATTTAATTAAAAAATGGTCGATTAAAATGAATTTACTAGTGGGTACAACTTTTTTAATAGTAGGAACATTACTACTGAATATGGTGATGAATTTTCAAGAAAACATGATGTTTTTTGTCTTGGCATTAATTGGAATCGGAATGGGAATAACAGTCTCATCTATGATGATTTATTTACAATTTAATGCGCCAAAAAACTCACTAGGCAGTGTGATGGGAGTGAATTCTTTCGTACTTATGATGTCTAAATCAATTGGTGTTGCTTTTTTAGGTGCTATTTACGGGAAGGATTTAACCTTATTTAGTCATGGAAATAGTTTTAATTTGATTTTTGCATTAATTTTTATCTTAGGAATTCAAGCAAATTATTTGGTAAGAAAGTTACCAAAAAGTGTTGTGTAGACAAGGAGAGGTAACATGAAACCAACATTAATTAATCGAAAAAAATATGTGGATAACACAACAAAGAGTATTAAAATAGCATATCTGAATTTGATCATTTTAGTTGTAGTTTTTGTAGTTGAGTTGCTGATTGCTCAAATTAGTGAATCAAAAGCACTTCTAGCGGCTAGTTTTAATAACCTATCTAGTATTGTTATTGCTACTGGTATTATTTTAGGTCTGAAGGTTGCCTTAAAAGATCCTTCTCATTCTCATAGTAAAGGGTATCAGCAATTTGAAACGCTAGGAAATTTATTTAGTTCATTTGTGATGTTTCTCATGTCAGCTTACATTGTGATTGAAGGATTAAAATCTGTCTATGCTTCTTATTCAGGAGAAGCAGCCACGCCGTCTAAGTTGCCAATTTATATTGCGTTACTAGCAGGAAGTATTATGTTAGTAGTTTATTTATTTAATTCAAAGATATACAAAAAAATAAATAATACTTCGGTAAATACATTAAAGAAGGATTCTTTGAGTGATTTTTTAATGAATATCGGAACAGCAGTTGGTTTGTTTTTAACACTCAGAATTCATCCGGTTTTTGATGGATTAACAGCGGTTTTACTTGGAATTATATTGGTGCATATGTCTTACAAGATTGTTAAAGAAAATGTGTTTTACTTATCAGGTGGTTTTGATCCTGAGATGATTACAAATTATTACCATGTGATTGAGATGTTACCAGGTGTGGAAAAAATTGTGGATATTACTGGTCGCATGTTTGGTGATGCGATTGCTGTGGATATCACAATCGAAGTAGATAAAAAGTTAACCATTGAAGACGCAGCAGTCATTACCGAAAATATCGAATGTGAGTTAACGAGTCGATTTGATATTTTTGATGTGGATGTTCAAGTGAAACCTGAAAAGAGTTAGGAAATAAATTTGTTTCTTAACCCCTTTTTTATTTACAGAGCACTCAATCTAAAAGTGAAGAATGGGCTATTAACTTTCACAAAAAACATGCAAATCATTTTTTGATTAGTATGTTTTTTTATTATTTTTTAAAAGAGACTTAAATAAAACAAATGTGCAAAAAATATTTATTTAAAGAAACATAAAAAAAGGAGGGATTGGATAAAAATAACTATAAAAAAGACTTTTTATATAAAAATCATAAATTTTATTTGTTAGTGTTGTGAAAAAAGACGGTTGCGTCAAGAATTATGTGTAAATGGAAAAAACCATTCTGTCGGTTAAGTTAAAACATTGATTCTAATGTATCTTGTATTTCTTTAAAACCTTTATGAATCCGACACAAAAATTTCTGATTATAGTTGTTGAATTGAGAAACTAAGAATCTCTCTAGAGATTCTTCATTAGGGAATTGTTCTTTTCTTTTTGTATATTTCTTTAATTGTTTGTTAAAACCTTCAATCAAGTTAGTTGAATAAATGGTTCTTCTGATTGATGGAGGAAAATTATAAAAGGTTAATATAGCAGGATTCATGAGTAATTTAACTACTCGTGGATACTGCTTTTTCCATTTATCTATCATAAAACTTATTTGATTCATAGCTTCTTCTTTTGAAGCTGCTTGATAAACCAATTTAAAATCATTACAGACTTCTTGTCGATCACTAACACGAACCTTATGAGCAATATTTCTAGAGATATGGACACAACATTGTTGAAATTGAGCATTTGGATAAATACTATGGATACTATCGTCAATGCCGCTTAAACCATCAGTTACGACTAATAAAACCTCTTCTAAACCACGGTCTTTTAGGTCTTGAAGTATTTCTTTCCAAACATACGAAGACTCAGTTGGAGCAATACTAAACCCAAGAACCTCTTTGGTCCCATCCAGTCGGATACCTATGACAATATATACAGCTTCTTTTGAGACAGTTTGTCTTTTTAAAGGAATGTGAGTAGCATCCATAAAAATGATTGAGTATTGGGATTCTAAGGACCTTTCTTTAAAAGCAACAACATCTTCAGATACTATTTGAGTGATATTGGAAATGGTTTGTGGTGTATAGTAATGACCATACATTTTTTCAATCAACTCAGAGATTTCAGACATAGTGATTCCTTTTTGAAATAATTGGATAATGGTGGTTTCTAAAGAGTCGTTACTTCTTTTATAAGCAGGCAACGTTTGTTGAGAAAACTCTCCATTTCTATCTCTAGGAATTGCCAAATTTAATTCTCCATACTCTGTTTTAAATGAACGAGAATAATTCCCATTTCGGGAATTACCTGAATTAAAACCAGTGCGATCATATTTCTCATAATCAAGAAAAGCCGTTAATTCAGCTTGTAGCAGTGTATTGATAGCTAATTCTAGATGACGACGGAATAAGTCATCCAAATCACCTTTATTGATTAGTGTTTCCATAATTTCTGTAGTAAAATTAGTCATGAGAAAGTCCTCCTATAAAATTTCGGTTGTGGTAACTTTAATTTTACAGAATGGACTTTCTTTTTATCTACCTAAAATTTCTATTTACACAAAATAT
Coding sequences within it:
- a CDS encoding ABC transporter substrate-binding protein, with amino-acid sequence MWKKILSLLSLSLVMVFLVSCKGSEEGAKEATTKTVETEMGKVEIPTKPKKVLVNWYIHDVVSLGVTPVGYLGWAQEAMPMYKEMKEIPVIEKWEKEELLSYEPDLIITYDKEDYKKFSKIAPVVVISEKKTPEERLEILGDVLGKEQEADKLVTDFNKKLEASKESFKKEAFKDKTFSIFEDWGSGSYGVYYETASRGGTLLYDYIGLTYPEKIKELVEKTNQTREGLSYEVAADYFGDYVIWFLQPGFKESEFQKTKIWSTIPAVKEDRVLIVPGEMNGLFYYSDVLSMIQQLDYFTNQFDKLIQK
- a CDS encoding FecCD family ABC transporter permease, with translation MEATKGNKGSVNFMMYMLVGICLLILVCFLSVSYGAADISMKTAWQAIFSFDGRSTEHQTILTLRLPRTVADIIVGASLAVCGAIMQGTTKNPLADSGLMGISSGATFSMAVVLALFPYFSYFQMLLISFVGASLTTGLTYFVASSGKRGMTPQRLVLAGISISMLFGALSSYLSIKYKLGHALMYFTAGGTAGAKWSELLIILPFCLVGLLLSVMLSPSVTLLSLGEEVAVGLGLNTQRVKLISTIIVLILTGLSVVVIGPVSFVGLIVPHIVRFFVGVDYRYIIPASILYGAVLTVTADLIGRVINRPFETPIGIIFSLIGVPFFLYLVRKERCEF
- a CDS encoding MFS transporter — translated: MYLLFSGVFSLLFGKLADCWSRKGTLVSGLVIFSFFSLLCGTANNMLLLIIFRACQGIGAGAIVPVSRAMVGHLFETKESRAKAQSIESSVWGIAGLLGPFLGGVILHYFSWRFVFFLNVPLTLTAIILLLIFVDEPSKKQVITLDYLGSFYLLLASMTLFGSLYVSDNALIFILGLITCLSFYLWFQREKKESGHGLVDIQVLKNKHVLRINLLTLTTGIIAAGVNAYVPLWGQELMEMTPLKAGSLLTPFLIFWTGGTVANTYLIKKWSIKMNLLVGTTFLIVGTLLLNMVMNFQENMMFFVLALIGIGMGITVSSMMIYLQFNAPKNSLGSVMGVNSFVLMMSKSIGVAFLGAIYGKDLTLFSHGNSFNLIFALIFILGIQANYLVRKLPKSVV
- a CDS encoding cation diffusion facilitator family transporter, with protein sequence MKPTLINRKKYVDNTTKSIKIAYLNLIILVVVFVVELLIAQISESKALLAASFNNLSSIVIATGIILGLKVALKDPSHSHSKGYQQFETLGNLFSSFVMFLMSAYIVIEGLKSVYASYSGEAATPSKLPIYIALLAGSIMLVVYLFNSKIYKKINNTSVNTLKKDSLSDFLMNIGTAVGLFLTLRIHPVFDGLTAVLLGIILVHMSYKIVKENVFYLSGGFDPEMITNYYHVIEMLPGVEKIVDITGRMFGDAIAVDITIEVDKKLTIEDAAVITENIECELTSRFDIFDVDVQVKPEKS
- a CDS encoding FecCD family ABC transporter permease: MKTSKKIMVLGILVIFMLVISVISINSGKMSVAPFDVWQVFLGKGTPQQQLIVFEFRIPRIVLAIFVGIGMGISGVIMQSLLKNDMASPGTLGISSGSGLFVLIYLVVFHSESVFASYALPILSFIGGILSALLIFFLSYKRNKEMSPTTLILTGVAVGSGYSALTTMLSLRMDERQMEFMQKWQAGNLWGDDWVYLKVLIPWITILVIYSIYKSQVLNAIHLGDETAKGLGVSVKKEFIVLMLVAVALSSGSVALGGNFFFVGMIAPHIARKIVGANHFYVLPASGLIGAIIILLADTITRSLSLGSDIPTGIVITVLSTPYFLYLLSKSD
- a CDS encoding ABC transporter ATP-binding protein translates to MNRIETEKLTIAYDEHVIVDSLDLAIPEGKITSIIGPNGCGKSTILKTIGRILKRKSGHVLLDGADIAKITTKEIAKKMAILPQTPTAPSGLTVQELVSYGRFPHQKGFGKLNDEDKKIVDWAIEVTKLTDYRYREIDNLSGGQRQRVWIAMALAQQTELILLDEPTTYLDMAHQLEVLELLKDLNKQQGCTIVMVLHDLNLASRFSDYLVAVNEGEVKAKGNAKEVIKAEVLKNVFQIEATIVEEPVSERPVCLTYQLIQE
- a CDS encoding NUDIX hydrolase, translating into MTKVRKELIKELEMYRAYNEQEEADRQVILDSLLSEELIFERAESTKHITVSAWVVNPEKTKALMAYHNIYDSWAWLGGHADGDENLLRVALKEVSEESGLKRTHPVSESIFSLEVLTVDGHIKKGSYISSHLHLNITYLIEADEQEELSTKEDENSAVDWFTLDEAVEASSEIWFRENIYRKLNEKLRELK
- a CDS encoding IS256 family transposase, with the protein product MTNFTTEIMETLINKGDLDDLFRRHLELAINTLLQAELTAFLDYEKYDRTGFNSGNSRNGNYSRSFKTEYGELNLAIPRDRNGEFSQQTLPAYKRSNDSLETTIIQLFQKGITMSEISELIEKMYGHYYTPQTISNITQIVSEDVVAFKERSLESQYSIIFMDATHIPLKRQTVSKEAVYIVIGIRLDGTKEVLGFSIAPTESSYVWKEILQDLKDRGLEEVLLVVTDGLSGIDDSIHSIYPNAQFQQCCVHISRNIAHKVRVSDRQEVCNDFKLVYQAASKEEAMNQISFMIDKWKKQYPRVVKLLMNPAILTFYNFPPSIRRTIYSTNLIEGFNKQLKKYTKRKEQFPNEESLERFLVSQFNNYNQKFLCRIHKGFKEIQDTLESMF